From one Flavobacterium kingsejongi genomic stretch:
- a CDS encoding O-methyltransferase yields the protein MHFISPELELYAEKNSEQEPELLARLNKETHQKVLQPRMLSGHFQGRVLSMLSKIIRPAAILEIGTFTGYATLCLAEGLAPNGVLHTIDIKEELVDFQRKYFDLSPWGGQIHQHLGEALAIIPKLDTRFDLVFIDADKENYLNYFNLIVPMMNPGGILLSDNVLWSGKVLEAVDPKDKSTVSLLEYNTVINNDPRVATVLLPIRDGLTVSRVI from the coding sequence ATGCACTTTATCTCTCCTGAATTAGAATTATATGCTGAAAAAAATTCCGAGCAAGAACCGGAATTACTGGCCCGCCTGAACAAAGAAACGCACCAGAAAGTATTACAGCCAAGGATGCTGAGCGGCCATTTTCAGGGAAGGGTATTGAGTATGCTGTCGAAGATCATCCGTCCTGCTGCAATATTAGAAATCGGCACCTTTACGGGATATGCTACATTATGCCTTGCAGAAGGGCTTGCACCCAATGGCGTATTACACACCATCGATATTAAGGAAGAACTTGTTGATTTTCAGCGTAAATATTTTGATCTTTCCCCGTGGGGCGGGCAAATACACCAGCATTTAGGAGAGGCCCTGGCTATTATTCCTAAACTGGATACGCGGTTTGATCTTGTTTTTATTGATGCTGACAAAGAGAATTACCTCAATTATTTTAACCTTATTGTCCCGATGATGAATCCGGGCGGGATCCTATTATCAGACAATGTATTATGGAGTGGCAAAGTACTGGAAGCTGTTGACCCTAAAGACAAAAGCACCGTTAGCCTTCTGGAATACAATACTGTCATTAACAATGACCCCAGAGTAGCAACGGTACTTCTACCTATTCGTGATGGATTAACGGTTAGTCGGGTGATCTAA